The following proteins are co-located in the Neomonachus schauinslandi chromosome 8, ASM220157v2, whole genome shotgun sequence genome:
- the LOC110582028 gene encoding protein C1orf194-like isoform X2 codes for MTFARDPFQHPTLDNDDTFLGKLRASKIPKDDLDFHLAALYNHHTGTLKNKSEILLHQETTQDTHGIINTQFPGELLSPPLPPPITSRANIRHWINPKKESIHSIQGSIVSPHTAATNGGYSRKNDGGFFST; via the exons ATGACTTTCGCCCGAGACCCCTTCCAGCACCCTACCTTGGATAACGATGATACCTTCCTGGGAAAACTCCGGGCTTCCA AGATACCAAAGGATGACCTGGATTTCCACTTAGCAGCCTTGTACAACCACCACACAGGGACATTAAAGAACAAAAGTGAGATACTCTTACACCAGGAGACCACCCAGGATACCCATGGAATCATCAATACCCAATTCCCTGGAGAACTTTTATCCCCTCCTCTGCCACCTCCCATCACTTCCCGAGCTAACATCAGACACTGGATCAACCCTAAGAAGGAGTCTATCCACAGCATCCAAGGATCCATAGTGTCCCCTCACACTGCAGCCACCAATGGAGGCTACTCCCGAAAGAATGATGGTGGCTTCTTCTCTACCTAA
- the LOC110582028 gene encoding protein C1orf194-like isoform X1 — protein sequence MTFARDPFQHPTLDNDDTFLGKLRASKKLPYKNPAHLAQQQEPWSQLSSTPTITSMRRDVYFFDPEIPKDDLDFHLAALYNHHTGTLKNKSEILLHQETTQDTHGIINTQFPGELLSPPLPPPITSRANIRHWINPKKESIHSIQGSIVSPHTAATNGGYSRKNDGGFFST from the coding sequence ATGACTTTCGCCCGAGACCCCTTCCAGCACCCTACCTTGGATAACGATGATACCTTCCTGGGAAAACTCCGGGCTTCCAAGAAACTGCCATATAAGAACCCAGCTCACCTTGCTCAGCAACAGGAACCCTGGAGTCAGCTCAGCTCAACTCCCACAATCACTTCCATGAGGcgggatgtttatttttttgatccTGAGATACCAAAGGATGACCTGGATTTCCACTTAGCAGCCTTGTACAACCACCACACAGGGACATTAAAGAACAAAAGTGAGATACTCTTACACCAGGAGACCACCCAGGATACCCATGGAATCATCAATACCCAATTCCCTGGAGAACTTTTATCCCCTCCTCTGCCACCTCCCATCACTTCCCGAGCTAACATCAGACACTGGATCAACCCTAAGAAGGAGTCTATCCACAGCATCCAAGGATCCATAGTGTCCCCTCACACTGCAGCCACCAATGGAGGCTACTCCCGAAAGAATGATGGTGGCTTCTTCTCTACCTAA